A single window of Drosophila suzukii chromosome 3, CBGP_Dsuzu_IsoJpt1.0, whole genome shotgun sequence DNA harbors:
- the LOC108011624 gene encoding zinc finger matrin-type protein CG9776 isoform X1, with protein MDEDSGSRQPVDWRLDNAVDLPPGPPGVDGIEKGDSRSSASGKSANSSFRHRGRTDSRNATSPPTTRRRRSVSRSPTPPRRGRYDSPDYGRYPRRRFDRDRHRHRSPPPRRYGRSRSRSVSPRRGGRWSPKKKPASPPLPPPQGRPPQQMAPGYGTMVPQMYAPYGAPPDVYGHQYGMPPNAFPNQGPGYGMPGPSPEQATFGAGYAPPPTGAWGVNEYGQQVWMTQSMAGVQASAPDALAQPQQARESSPDKQLEEEQKGPALDSAGLPQQDAVAQEAEKQKDELKKQRANYVKKVTLLKKEMKVLRDQREDLAAGEAPPSPTTKNFIEENDRLQVQIKKKLDTIENVIDMLNGIIGYEDVEDEPSKPKLHGKNQAEQQGSRSHSSSDSSADSSDSSSSSSSSSASSSDGGDEEETGGAEGSTTNQLKHRAMKSMKSNQRHGETQPVPAPTQNYNFVFFDPEQHWCESCSIFPRSARDYLKHLHAEEHMNRETIETPWHVGIDHDPFPTFENAPTKRVPVRGMQFLVPANAWFCKLCSVWIGDLHCASAHLKSRLHSNKYELFINQNPKYEIEWQSNRERAMNQQREQDDSKNKKNKKDEDKASKKRKKKSGERKKKKRKHGKKSKRSTIDANSTSSSSDSSSSEDGKAQQPKKGRTEEPTSGQSDKPINAASIRVTMRKQETPLTSVKPQVPLQSLAPPPPPIIKDSINASGRGKWTSASGEEQKEDQKKRDEAMLKQWNTVQPVISESEKKLLEQLKGRLKNKGPRDSEDRKIIPHTSFESEGKLKRSGGRRSRSRSKRRSHTRSISRGRDRDRRDRDRDRDRGYRRRSRSRARHFSRSPLRSSRRSRSREGRGRRSRSRSADRIERPVIKHSEFRPRTVPERKQTDTKRDKKDAESKSKTSKPCSNSLPGGKKLPFIGKMPVFKKQPIAASNYDAVALYTNGCLEAPPPPPPPMGGATVRQPAPTAAQIQMAMMEDAFGNAPPFHPDAGMMVDYDELMPDPVQFANLMTSCPPPPPPGEGSDGEANGPENSEHHDNENHAKDVLPPGIDEPESDLGTRPLDAEDQPRDGELPKDLAEALDIIFPSEGSSLEASNENSEKQTEPQTITTIVEDDAVLSEHNLQDLAKQGIHLVTIDETKASNNSTIRTPKKDEESQIRNGENVANLKNMDAEDIPMPSSPPVLPQVDDEMKIKALKKQADISEIPKPPASPSDSEKLRRQAELDELAMLGIDSSDMAAQYAL; from the exons ATGGACGAAGACTCTGGTTCGAGGCAGCCGGTGGACTGGCGTCTGGACAACGCGGTCGACCTGCCCCCAGGCCCACCCGGCGTCGACGGAATCGAGAAGGGTGACTCTAGGAGCAGTGCATCGGGAAAGAGCGCTAATTCGAGTTTCAGGCACCGTGGTCGAACGGATTCCCGAAACGCCACATCGCCCCCAACCACTCGGCGACGGCGATCCGTGTCTCGTTCACCGACTCCTCCGCGCCGCGGTCGTTATGACTCGCCTGACTACGGGCGGTACCCCCGACGCCGCTTTGACCGCGACCGCCACCGCCACCGCTCTCCTCCACCCCGTCGCTATGGACGTTCTCGCTCCCGTAGCGTCTCTCCCCGACGAGGCGGTCGTTGGTCGCCCAAAAAGAAGCCAGCGTCCCCGCCACTTCCCCCGCCTCAGGGGAGACCGCCACAGCAAATGGCTCCCGGCTATGGCACTATGGTCCCACAAATGTACGCTCCCTATGGCGCTCCACCTGATGTTTATGGCCACCAGTATGGAATGCCGCCTAACGCGTTTCCGAACCAGGGACCGGGATACGGCATGCCAGGACCATCGCCTGAGCAAGCCACTTTTGGCGCCGGATACGCTCCTCCACCCACAGGCGCTTGGGGCGTAAATG AATATGGCCAGCAAGTTTGGATGACACAGTCCATGGCTGGAGTGCAGGCGTCTGCTCCGGACGCACTGGCCCAGCCACAGCAGGCCCGCGAATCGTCGCCAGACAAGCAGTTGGAAGAGGAGCAGAAGGGGCCAGCGCTCGACAGCGCAGGTTTGCCGCAACAGGACG CCGTGGCACAAGAGGCTGAGAAGCAGAAGGACGAGCTAAAGAAACAGCGGGCAAACTACGTCAAGAAAGTAACGCTACTCAAGAAAGAAATGAAAGTGCTGAGGGACCAGCGTGAAGACTTGGCCGCAGGCGAAGCACCGCCCTCTCCAACTACCAAGAATTTCATCGAGGAAAACGACCGCCTGCAG GTCCAAATTAAGAAGAAACTGGACACAATTGAAAACGTTATAGACATGCTGAACGGCATAATTGGCTACGAAGATGTAGAAGATGAACCCTCTAAGCCCAAGCTCCACGGGAAAAATCAGGCTGAACAACAGGGTAGCCGATCCCACTCCTCCAGTGATAGCTCCGCTGACAGTTCGGACTCCAGCTCATCGTCTAGCAGTTCGTCCGCTTCGTCATCCGATGGCGGGGACGAGGAGGAGACCGGCGGTGCAGAAGGTAGTACCACTAATCAGCTCAAGCATCGTGCCATGAAGTCGATGAAGTCGAATCAGCGACACGGTGAAACGCAACCAGTACCAGCTCCCACACAAAACTAcaattttgtgtttttcgATCCTGAACAGCATTGGTGCGAGAGTTGCAGCATTTTTCCAAGGTCCGCGCGAGATTATCTCAAGCATTTGCATGCCGAAGAACACATGAATCGCGAAACCATAGAAACTCCCTGGCATGTGGGCATTGACCACGATCCCTTTCCTACATTTGAAAACGCGCCTACCAAACGCGTGCCTGTGCGGGGCATGCAATTTTTGGTTCCGGCTAACGCCTGGTTCTGCAAGCTCTGTAGTGTTTGGATTGGAGACTTGCACTGCGCTTCCGCTCACCTGAAGTCTAGGCTACACTCCAACAAATATGAG CTATTTATAAACCAGAATCCCAAGTATGAAATCGAGTGGCAATCCAACCGCGAGCGGGCCATGAATCAACAGAGGGAACAAGATGACTCTAAGAATAAAAAGAACAAGAAAGACGAGGACAAGGCATCCAAAAAACGGAAGAAAAAGAG CGGTGAgagaaagaaaaagaagcgTAAGCATGGGAAGAAGAGCAAGAGAAGTACAATCGACGCAAACAGCACATCGTCATCCTCTGATAGCTCTTCGTCAGAAGATGGTAAGGCGCAGCAACCAAAGAAAGGACGTACCGAGGAGCCAACAAGTGGGCAATCAGATAAGCCAATTAACGCAGCGTCAATACGCGTGACCATGCGAAAGCAGGAAACTCCACTAACATCTGTAAAGCCGCAAGTACCTCTTCAGTCTCTAGCACCGCCGCCGCCTCCAATCATAAAGGATTCAATAAATGCTTCAGGCCGGGGTAAATGGACTTCAGCCAGTGGTGAGGAACAAAAGGAGgatcaaaaaaaaagggaCGAAGCTATGCTGAAGCAGTGGAATACTGTTCAGCCTGTAATAAGTGAGAGTGAGAAAAAACTGTTGGAGCAGCTCAAAGGCAGGCTCAAGAATAAGGGACCGCGTGATTCGGAGGACCGTAAAATAATTCCGCATACATCATTCGAAAGTGAGGGAAAGTTAAAGCGCAGCGGAGGCCGACGTTCCCGTTCCCGTTCTAAGCGGCGGAGCCACACACGTAGCATTAGTCGCGGACGGGATAGAGATCGGAGAGATCGAGACCGGGATAGGGACCGTGGTTACCGGCGTCGTTCTCGAAGTCGAGCTAGGCACTTTTCTCGTTCGCCCTTGAGATCCAGCCGGAGAAGTCGTTCCCGAGAAGGTCGAGGCAGACGCAGTCGCAGTCGCTCTGCCGACAGAATAGAGCGTCCAGTCATAAAGCATTCCGAGTTTCGGCCCCGTACAGTTCCCGAACGCAAGCAGACGGATACTAAGAGGGACAAGAAGGATGCAGAGAGCAAGTCAAAGACTTCAAAGCCCTGTAGCAATTCCTTGCCTGGAGGCAAGAAGCTGCCATTTATCGGAAAGATGCCAGTATTCAAAAAGCAGCCAATAGCAGCTTCCAACTATGATGCTGTTGCCCTCTATACCAACGGGTGTTTAGAGGCACCGCCTCCACCGCCTCCGCCAATGGGTGGAGCAACGGTTCGTCAGCCCGCACCGACAGCGGCGCAGATTCAGATGGCCATGATGGAAGATGCTTTCGGCAACGCTCCTCCATTTCATCCTGACGCGGGTATGATGGTTGACTACGACGAGCTCATGCCAGATCCCGTTCAGTTCGCCAACTTGATGACGAGTTGCCCGCCTCCACCCCCGCCGGGAGAAGGCTCTGACGGGGAAGCCAATGGCCCAGAGAATAGTGAACATCATGATAACGAAAACCATGCGAAGGACGTCTTGCCTCCTGGCATTGACGAACCCGAATCTGATCTGGGAACAAGGCCGCTAGACGCTGAGGACCAACCACGCGACGGGGAACTACCAAAAGATCTGGCCGAAGCCCTCGATATAATATTCCCTAGCGAGGGATCATCACTGGAGGCATCAAATGAAAACAGTGAAAAGCAAACTGAGCCTCAGACTATCACCACTATCGTTGAGGATGACGCAGTACTCAGTGAGCATAATCTTCAAGATCTGGCTAAGCAAGGTATTCACCTTGTGACTATTGATGAAACAAAGGCGTCTAATAATTCAACTATACGGACTCCGAAAAAGGATGAAGAATCCCAGATTCGGAACGGCGAAAATGTAGCCAACTTAAAAAATATGGACGCAGAGGATATCCCTATGCCAAGTTCCCCTCCAGTCTTACCGCAAGTTGATGATGAGATGAAAATCAAGGCCCTCAAAAAGCAAGCGGATATCTCAGAAATCCCAAAGCCACCGGCATCGCCTTCAGACAGTGAGAAACTTCGGCGTCAAGCGGAGCTCGATGAGTTAGCCATGCTAGGGATCGACAGCAGTGACATGGCGGCACAAT ATGCGTTGTAA
- the LOC108011624 gene encoding zinc finger matrin-type protein CG9776 isoform X2, whose translation MKVLRDQREDLAAGEAPPSPTTKNFIEENDRLQVQIKKKLDTIENVIDMLNGIIGYEDVEDEPSKPKLHGKNQAEQQGSRSHSSSDSSADSSDSSSSSSSSSASSSDGGDEEETGGAEGSTTNQLKHRAMKSMKSNQRHGETQPVPAPTQNYNFVFFDPEQHWCESCSIFPRSARDYLKHLHAEEHMNRETIETPWHVGIDHDPFPTFENAPTKRVPVRGMQFLVPANAWFCKLCSVWIGDLHCASAHLKSRLHSNKYELFINQNPKYEIEWQSNRERAMNQQREQDDSKNKKNKKDEDKASKKRKKKSGERKKKKRKHGKKSKRSTIDANSTSSSSDSSSSEDGKAQQPKKGRTEEPTSGQSDKPINAASIRVTMRKQETPLTSVKPQVPLQSLAPPPPPIIKDSINASGRGKWTSASGEEQKEDQKKRDEAMLKQWNTVQPVISESEKKLLEQLKGRLKNKGPRDSEDRKIIPHTSFESEGKLKRSGGRRSRSRSKRRSHTRSISRGRDRDRRDRDRDRDRGYRRRSRSRARHFSRSPLRSSRRSRSREGRGRRSRSRSADRIERPVIKHSEFRPRTVPERKQTDTKRDKKDAESKSKTSKPCSNSLPGGKKLPFIGKMPVFKKQPIAASNYDAVALYTNGCLEAPPPPPPPMGGATVRQPAPTAAQIQMAMMEDAFGNAPPFHPDAGMMVDYDELMPDPVQFANLMTSCPPPPPPGEGSDGEANGPENSEHHDNENHAKDVLPPGIDEPESDLGTRPLDAEDQPRDGELPKDLAEALDIIFPSEGSSLEASNENSEKQTEPQTITTIVEDDAVLSEHNLQDLAKQGIHLVTIDETKASNNSTIRTPKKDEESQIRNGENVANLKNMDAEDIPMPSSPPVLPQVDDEMKIKALKKQADISEIPKPPASPSDSEKLRRQAELDELAMLGIDSSDMAAQYAL comes from the exons ATGAAAGTGCTGAGGGACCAGCGTGAAGACTTGGCCGCAGGCGAAGCACCGCCCTCTCCAACTACCAAGAATTTCATCGAGGAAAACGACCGCCTGCAG GTCCAAATTAAGAAGAAACTGGACACAATTGAAAACGTTATAGACATGCTGAACGGCATAATTGGCTACGAAGATGTAGAAGATGAACCCTCTAAGCCCAAGCTCCACGGGAAAAATCAGGCTGAACAACAGGGTAGCCGATCCCACTCCTCCAGTGATAGCTCCGCTGACAGTTCGGACTCCAGCTCATCGTCTAGCAGTTCGTCCGCTTCGTCATCCGATGGCGGGGACGAGGAGGAGACCGGCGGTGCAGAAGGTAGTACCACTAATCAGCTCAAGCATCGTGCCATGAAGTCGATGAAGTCGAATCAGCGACACGGTGAAACGCAACCAGTACCAGCTCCCACACAAAACTAcaattttgtgtttttcgATCCTGAACAGCATTGGTGCGAGAGTTGCAGCATTTTTCCAAGGTCCGCGCGAGATTATCTCAAGCATTTGCATGCCGAAGAACACATGAATCGCGAAACCATAGAAACTCCCTGGCATGTGGGCATTGACCACGATCCCTTTCCTACATTTGAAAACGCGCCTACCAAACGCGTGCCTGTGCGGGGCATGCAATTTTTGGTTCCGGCTAACGCCTGGTTCTGCAAGCTCTGTAGTGTTTGGATTGGAGACTTGCACTGCGCTTCCGCTCACCTGAAGTCTAGGCTACACTCCAACAAATATGAG CTATTTATAAACCAGAATCCCAAGTATGAAATCGAGTGGCAATCCAACCGCGAGCGGGCCATGAATCAACAGAGGGAACAAGATGACTCTAAGAATAAAAAGAACAAGAAAGACGAGGACAAGGCATCCAAAAAACGGAAGAAAAAGAG CGGTGAgagaaagaaaaagaagcgTAAGCATGGGAAGAAGAGCAAGAGAAGTACAATCGACGCAAACAGCACATCGTCATCCTCTGATAGCTCTTCGTCAGAAGATGGTAAGGCGCAGCAACCAAAGAAAGGACGTACCGAGGAGCCAACAAGTGGGCAATCAGATAAGCCAATTAACGCAGCGTCAATACGCGTGACCATGCGAAAGCAGGAAACTCCACTAACATCTGTAAAGCCGCAAGTACCTCTTCAGTCTCTAGCACCGCCGCCGCCTCCAATCATAAAGGATTCAATAAATGCTTCAGGCCGGGGTAAATGGACTTCAGCCAGTGGTGAGGAACAAAAGGAGgatcaaaaaaaaagggaCGAAGCTATGCTGAAGCAGTGGAATACTGTTCAGCCTGTAATAAGTGAGAGTGAGAAAAAACTGTTGGAGCAGCTCAAAGGCAGGCTCAAGAATAAGGGACCGCGTGATTCGGAGGACCGTAAAATAATTCCGCATACATCATTCGAAAGTGAGGGAAAGTTAAAGCGCAGCGGAGGCCGACGTTCCCGTTCCCGTTCTAAGCGGCGGAGCCACACACGTAGCATTAGTCGCGGACGGGATAGAGATCGGAGAGATCGAGACCGGGATAGGGACCGTGGTTACCGGCGTCGTTCTCGAAGTCGAGCTAGGCACTTTTCTCGTTCGCCCTTGAGATCCAGCCGGAGAAGTCGTTCCCGAGAAGGTCGAGGCAGACGCAGTCGCAGTCGCTCTGCCGACAGAATAGAGCGTCCAGTCATAAAGCATTCCGAGTTTCGGCCCCGTACAGTTCCCGAACGCAAGCAGACGGATACTAAGAGGGACAAGAAGGATGCAGAGAGCAAGTCAAAGACTTCAAAGCCCTGTAGCAATTCCTTGCCTGGAGGCAAGAAGCTGCCATTTATCGGAAAGATGCCAGTATTCAAAAAGCAGCCAATAGCAGCTTCCAACTATGATGCTGTTGCCCTCTATACCAACGGGTGTTTAGAGGCACCGCCTCCACCGCCTCCGCCAATGGGTGGAGCAACGGTTCGTCAGCCCGCACCGACAGCGGCGCAGATTCAGATGGCCATGATGGAAGATGCTTTCGGCAACGCTCCTCCATTTCATCCTGACGCGGGTATGATGGTTGACTACGACGAGCTCATGCCAGATCCCGTTCAGTTCGCCAACTTGATGACGAGTTGCCCGCCTCCACCCCCGCCGGGAGAAGGCTCTGACGGGGAAGCCAATGGCCCAGAGAATAGTGAACATCATGATAACGAAAACCATGCGAAGGACGTCTTGCCTCCTGGCATTGACGAACCCGAATCTGATCTGGGAACAAGGCCGCTAGACGCTGAGGACCAACCACGCGACGGGGAACTACCAAAAGATCTGGCCGAAGCCCTCGATATAATATTCCCTAGCGAGGGATCATCACTGGAGGCATCAAATGAAAACAGTGAAAAGCAAACTGAGCCTCAGACTATCACCACTATCGTTGAGGATGACGCAGTACTCAGTGAGCATAATCTTCAAGATCTGGCTAAGCAAGGTATTCACCTTGTGACTATTGATGAAACAAAGGCGTCTAATAATTCAACTATACGGACTCCGAAAAAGGATGAAGAATCCCAGATTCGGAACGGCGAAAATGTAGCCAACTTAAAAAATATGGACGCAGAGGATATCCCTATGCCAAGTTCCCCTCCAGTCTTACCGCAAGTTGATGATGAGATGAAAATCAAGGCCCTCAAAAAGCAAGCGGATATCTCAGAAATCCCAAAGCCACCGGCATCGCCTTCAGACAGTGAGAAACTTCGGCGTCAAGCGGAGCTCGATGAGTTAGCCATGCTAGGGATCGACAGCAGTGACATGGCGGCACAAT ATGCGTTGTAA
- the LOC108011624 gene encoding zinc finger matrin-type protein CG9776 isoform X3 encodes MNPLSPSSTGKIRLNNRVADPTPPVIAPLTVRTPAHRLAVRPLRHPMAGTRRRPAVQKHWCESCSIFPRSARDYLKHLHAEEHMNRETIETPWHVGIDHDPFPTFENAPTKRVPVRGMQFLVPANAWFCKLCSVWIGDLHCASAHLKSRLHSNKYELFINQNPKYEIEWQSNRERAMNQQREQDDSKNKKNKKDEDKASKKRKKKSGERKKKKRKHGKKSKRSTIDANSTSSSSDSSSSEDGKAQQPKKGRTEEPTSGQSDKPINAASIRVTMRKQETPLTSVKPQVPLQSLAPPPPPIIKDSINASGRGKWTSASGEEQKEDQKKRDEAMLKQWNTVQPVISESEKKLLEQLKGRLKNKGPRDSEDRKIIPHTSFESEGKLKRSGGRRSRSRSKRRSHTRSISRGRDRDRRDRDRDRDRGYRRRSRSRARHFSRSPLRSSRRSRSREGRGRRSRSRSADRIERPVIKHSEFRPRTVPERKQTDTKRDKKDAESKSKTSKPCSNSLPGGKKLPFIGKMPVFKKQPIAASNYDAVALYTNGCLEAPPPPPPPMGGATVRQPAPTAAQIQMAMMEDAFGNAPPFHPDAGMMVDYDELMPDPVQFANLMTSCPPPPPPGEGSDGEANGPENSEHHDNENHAKDVLPPGIDEPESDLGTRPLDAEDQPRDGELPKDLAEALDIIFPSEGSSLEASNENSEKQTEPQTITTIVEDDAVLSEHNLQDLAKQGIHLVTIDETKASNNSTIRTPKKDEESQIRNGENVANLKNMDAEDIPMPSSPPVLPQVDDEMKIKALKKQADISEIPKPPASPSDSEKLRRQAELDELAMLGIDSSDMAAQYAL; translated from the exons ATGAACCCTCTAAGCCCAAGCTCCACGGGAAAAATCAGGCTGAACAACAGGGTAGCCGATCCCACTCCTCCAGTGATAGCTCCGCTGACAGTTCGGACTCCAGCTCATCGTCTAGCAGTTCGTCCGCTTCGTCATCCGATGGCGGGGACGAGGAGGAGACCGGCGGTGCAGAAG CATTGGTGCGAGAGTTGCAGCATTTTTCCAAGGTCCGCGCGAGATTATCTCAAGCATTTGCATGCCGAAGAACACATGAATCGCGAAACCATAGAAACTCCCTGGCATGTGGGCATTGACCACGATCCCTTTCCTACATTTGAAAACGCGCCTACCAAACGCGTGCCTGTGCGGGGCATGCAATTTTTGGTTCCGGCTAACGCCTGGTTCTGCAAGCTCTGTAGTGTTTGGATTGGAGACTTGCACTGCGCTTCCGCTCACCTGAAGTCTAGGCTACACTCCAACAAATATGAG CTATTTATAAACCAGAATCCCAAGTATGAAATCGAGTGGCAATCCAACCGCGAGCGGGCCATGAATCAACAGAGGGAACAAGATGACTCTAAGAATAAAAAGAACAAGAAAGACGAGGACAAGGCATCCAAAAAACGGAAGAAAAAGAG CGGTGAgagaaagaaaaagaagcgTAAGCATGGGAAGAAGAGCAAGAGAAGTACAATCGACGCAAACAGCACATCGTCATCCTCTGATAGCTCTTCGTCAGAAGATGGTAAGGCGCAGCAACCAAAGAAAGGACGTACCGAGGAGCCAACAAGTGGGCAATCAGATAAGCCAATTAACGCAGCGTCAATACGCGTGACCATGCGAAAGCAGGAAACTCCACTAACATCTGTAAAGCCGCAAGTACCTCTTCAGTCTCTAGCACCGCCGCCGCCTCCAATCATAAAGGATTCAATAAATGCTTCAGGCCGGGGTAAATGGACTTCAGCCAGTGGTGAGGAACAAAAGGAGgatcaaaaaaaaagggaCGAAGCTATGCTGAAGCAGTGGAATACTGTTCAGCCTGTAATAAGTGAGAGTGAGAAAAAACTGTTGGAGCAGCTCAAAGGCAGGCTCAAGAATAAGGGACCGCGTGATTCGGAGGACCGTAAAATAATTCCGCATACATCATTCGAAAGTGAGGGAAAGTTAAAGCGCAGCGGAGGCCGACGTTCCCGTTCCCGTTCTAAGCGGCGGAGCCACACACGTAGCATTAGTCGCGGACGGGATAGAGATCGGAGAGATCGAGACCGGGATAGGGACCGTGGTTACCGGCGTCGTTCTCGAAGTCGAGCTAGGCACTTTTCTCGTTCGCCCTTGAGATCCAGCCGGAGAAGTCGTTCCCGAGAAGGTCGAGGCAGACGCAGTCGCAGTCGCTCTGCCGACAGAATAGAGCGTCCAGTCATAAAGCATTCCGAGTTTCGGCCCCGTACAGTTCCCGAACGCAAGCAGACGGATACTAAGAGGGACAAGAAGGATGCAGAGAGCAAGTCAAAGACTTCAAAGCCCTGTAGCAATTCCTTGCCTGGAGGCAAGAAGCTGCCATTTATCGGAAAGATGCCAGTATTCAAAAAGCAGCCAATAGCAGCTTCCAACTATGATGCTGTTGCCCTCTATACCAACGGGTGTTTAGAGGCACCGCCTCCACCGCCTCCGCCAATGGGTGGAGCAACGGTTCGTCAGCCCGCACCGACAGCGGCGCAGATTCAGATGGCCATGATGGAAGATGCTTTCGGCAACGCTCCTCCATTTCATCCTGACGCGGGTATGATGGTTGACTACGACGAGCTCATGCCAGATCCCGTTCAGTTCGCCAACTTGATGACGAGTTGCCCGCCTCCACCCCCGCCGGGAGAAGGCTCTGACGGGGAAGCCAATGGCCCAGAGAATAGTGAACATCATGATAACGAAAACCATGCGAAGGACGTCTTGCCTCCTGGCATTGACGAACCCGAATCTGATCTGGGAACAAGGCCGCTAGACGCTGAGGACCAACCACGCGACGGGGAACTACCAAAAGATCTGGCCGAAGCCCTCGATATAATATTCCCTAGCGAGGGATCATCACTGGAGGCATCAAATGAAAACAGTGAAAAGCAAACTGAGCCTCAGACTATCACCACTATCGTTGAGGATGACGCAGTACTCAGTGAGCATAATCTTCAAGATCTGGCTAAGCAAGGTATTCACCTTGTGACTATTGATGAAACAAAGGCGTCTAATAATTCAACTATACGGACTCCGAAAAAGGATGAAGAATCCCAGATTCGGAACGGCGAAAATGTAGCCAACTTAAAAAATATGGACGCAGAGGATATCCCTATGCCAAGTTCCCCTCCAGTCTTACCGCAAGTTGATGATGAGATGAAAATCAAGGCCCTCAAAAAGCAAGCGGATATCTCAGAAATCCCAAAGCCACCGGCATCGCCTTCAGACAGTGAGAAACTTCGGCGTCAAGCGGAGCTCGATGAGTTAGCCATGCTAGGGATCGACAGCAGTGACATGGCGGCACAAT ATGCGTTGTAA
- the LOC108011657 gene encoding uncharacterized protein, which produces MKFQIAISAVLVISCGLVHAYDGDGQPGCKSQVELDIAVFRNNWDATSYWKCETLDKPATEFKCPSETGFMDSLKNCVSWEEWEWEKPVAPISEAD; this is translated from the coding sequence ATGAAGTTTCAGATCGCCATTAGCGCCGTCCTCGTTATTTCGTGTGGCCTTGTCCATGCCTATGATGGTGACGGACAACCAGGTTGCAAGTCCCAAGTCGAGTTAGACATCGCAGTTTTCCGAAACAATTGGGATGCCACGTCGTACTGGAAGTGTGAGACACTTGACAAGCCAGCCACTGAATTCAAGTGCCCCAGCGAAACGGGATTCATGGATAGTCTCAAGAACTGTGTCAGCTGGGAGGAATGGGAGTGGGAGAAACCCGTGGCCCCGATAAGCGAAGCGGATTAG